A single region of the Rhodococcus sp. W8901 genome encodes:
- a CDS encoding heme ABC transporter ATP-binding protein, whose amino-acid sequence MGSMIDRTRSLFGRATDVPARTERGAVTMRATGINVERGGRTVLDGVDLTVRSGEVLALVGPNGAGKSTLLAALSGDQAVAAGTVELDGKPLGDWTPSDMSRRRAVLPQQHTVGFSFTARQVVTMGRAPWQRTGRDTDDDKVIDECMDICDVRHLADRPFSVLSGGERARVALARVLAQDTETALLDEPTAALDLGHQESVMRIARDRAADGAAVVVVLHDLGLAAAYADRICVLENGRAAADGPPAEVLTEELLSRVYGHPVEVFRHPRSGATLVLPRRDGTPAAGE is encoded by the coding sequence ATGGGCTCGATGATCGACCGCACCCGAAGCCTGTTCGGCCGCGCCACCGACGTCCCCGCGCGCACCGAACGCGGCGCCGTGACGATGCGGGCCACCGGGATCAACGTCGAGCGGGGCGGACGCACCGTCCTCGACGGCGTCGATCTCACGGTCCGCTCCGGTGAGGTGCTCGCACTGGTCGGCCCCAACGGCGCCGGCAAGTCCACGCTGCTGGCGGCGCTGTCGGGCGACCAGGCGGTCGCGGCGGGCACCGTCGAACTCGACGGCAAGCCGCTCGGCGACTGGACACCGTCGGACATGTCGCGCCGGCGCGCTGTGTTGCCGCAGCAGCACACCGTGGGGTTCTCGTTCACCGCCCGCCAGGTGGTCACGATGGGGCGCGCGCCGTGGCAGCGCACCGGGCGGGACACCGACGACGACAAGGTCATCGACGAGTGCATGGACATCTGTGACGTCCGACACCTCGCGGACCGGCCGTTCAGCGTCCTCTCGGGCGGCGAGCGTGCGCGCGTCGCACTCGCCCGTGTGCTCGCGCAGGACACCGAGACCGCCCTCCTCGACGAGCCCACCGCGGCCCTCGACCTGGGTCACCAGGAGTCCGTGATGCGCATCGCCCGCGACCGGGCGGCCGACGGTGCCGCCGTTGTCGTCGTGCTCCACGACCTGGGACTGGCCGCGGCGTACGCCGACCGGATCTGCGTCCTCGAGAACGGCCGTGCGGCCGCCGACGGACCACCGGCCGAGGTGCTCACCGAGGAGTTGCTGTCCCGCGTCTACGGCCATCCGGTCGAGGTGTTCAGGCACCCCCGGTCGGGCGCCACGCTGGTGCTCCCGCGCCGGGACGGCACACCGGCCGCCGGGGAGTGA
- a CDS encoding FecCD family ABC transporter permease gives MSTSVASRPRVRPGTVIVGLVVLLAVLALASACIGQVPTSPAEVLGSVLHRIGLDIGPMPSHPSGEVTLWQVRFPRVILAILVGAALGCSGALLQGVFSNPLAEPGVIGVSAGAAVGASAAIVLGGAFTAGPAVAGSAFVAGLITTTLVYLLARSGGRTEVVTLVLTGVAINAFAGGLIAFFTFVASPAARDQIVFWQMGSLNGASWNAVAIVAPMAIAGIAASMLIAPKLDLLALGESAARHLGVDVEKLRLIAIVIVAVLVSSGVAFTGIILFVGLVVPHVMRMLVGPGHRLLLPASVLGGAVVLLAADLGSRTLVDNADLPLGMLTSLVGGPFFFWLLRRTRSRQGGWA, from the coding sequence ATGAGTACCTCGGTAGCCAGCCGGCCCCGGGTGCGGCCCGGCACGGTCATCGTCGGGCTGGTAGTCCTGCTGGCCGTGCTGGCCCTCGCGTCGGCCTGCATCGGTCAGGTGCCGACCAGCCCGGCCGAGGTCCTGGGCAGCGTCCTGCACCGCATCGGGCTCGACATCGGACCGATGCCGTCGCATCCCAGCGGCGAGGTGACGCTGTGGCAGGTGCGGTTCCCGCGCGTGATCCTCGCGATCCTCGTCGGCGCGGCGCTCGGCTGCTCGGGAGCCCTCCTGCAGGGCGTGTTCTCCAACCCGCTCGCCGAGCCGGGCGTCATCGGCGTCTCGGCCGGCGCCGCGGTGGGTGCCAGTGCCGCGATCGTGCTGGGCGGCGCATTCACCGCCGGACCGGCCGTCGCGGGCTCCGCCTTCGTGGCGGGACTGATCACGACCACCCTCGTCTACCTCCTCGCCCGTTCCGGCGGCCGAACCGAGGTGGTCACCCTCGTGCTCACCGGCGTCGCGATCAACGCGTTCGCCGGAGGACTCATCGCGTTCTTCACGTTCGTCGCGAGCCCCGCTGCCCGCGACCAGATCGTGTTCTGGCAGATGGGCAGCCTCAACGGCGCCAGCTGGAACGCCGTCGCGATCGTCGCCCCGATGGCGATCGCGGGCATCGCCGCGTCGATGCTGATCGCCCCGAAACTCGACCTGCTCGCCCTCGGCGAGAGCGCGGCGCGGCACCTCGGTGTCGACGTCGAGAAGCTGCGACTGATCGCGATCGTGATCGTCGCGGTGCTGGTGTCGTCGGGCGTCGCGTTCACCGGCATCATCCTGTTCGTCGGCCTCGTCGTACCGCACGTGATGCGCATGCTCGTCGGCCCCGGGCATCGACTACTACTGCCCGCGAGCGTGCTCGGTGGCGCAGTGGTCCTGCTGGCCGCCGACCTCGGCTCCCGCACGCTCGTGGACAACGCCGACCTTCCGCTCGGCATGCTGACCTCGCTCGTGGGTGGACCGTTCTTCTTCTGGCTCCTGCGCCGCACCCGTTCCCGTCAGGGCGGGTGGGCGTGA
- a CDS encoding heme/hemin ABC transporter substrate-binding protein, protein MRSALSRLLVVAASAATVVSLAACTSVATDETAQHGQTTAVVADADPRPVADSPTPQLPVTVRSFDGVDVTINDASRIVTADRYGTLTETVFALGLGDNVVGRDTASGFPAAKDIPNITPGGQAMNAEAILNLSPTVMLTDTSIGPKSVQDQLRAAGVPVVYFDPTRTLEGVPGQITAVAAALGVPAQGEQLVARTEQEIADAKALVPAGSEALKIAFLYMRGPSITMLAGPGSGADSLIEALGATDAGTASGLTSEFVPITSEAMIAAAPDVMLMMSGGLQSIGGVDGLEKVPGIAQTPAGQNKRVVDMSDTMLLSFGSNTGQVLAALAEAIYHPDAE, encoded by the coding sequence ATGAGATCTGCGCTCTCCCGGCTCCTCGTCGTGGCCGCCTCGGCCGCGACCGTAGTCTCACTCGCGGCCTGCACGTCCGTCGCGACCGACGAAACCGCGCAGCACGGCCAGACCACCGCGGTGGTCGCCGACGCCGATCCACGACCGGTTGCGGACAGCCCGACCCCGCAACTTCCGGTCACGGTGCGCAGTTTCGACGGTGTCGACGTCACGATCAACGATGCCAGCCGGATCGTGACGGCCGACCGATACGGCACCCTGACCGAAACGGTGTTCGCACTGGGTCTCGGTGACAACGTCGTCGGTCGCGACACTGCATCCGGTTTCCCGGCCGCGAAGGACATCCCCAACATCACCCCCGGCGGACAGGCGATGAATGCCGAGGCGATCCTGAACCTGTCCCCGACCGTGATGCTGACCGACACCAGCATCGGCCCCAAGTCGGTACAGGATCAGCTCCGCGCTGCCGGGGTTCCGGTCGTCTACTTCGATCCCACCCGCACCCTCGAAGGTGTGCCGGGGCAGATCACCGCGGTGGCCGCGGCGTTGGGCGTGCCCGCACAGGGAGAGCAGCTCGTCGCACGGACCGAGCAGGAGATCGCCGACGCGAAGGCGTTGGTTCCTGCCGGTTCCGAGGCGCTGAAGATCGCGTTCCTCTACATGCGTGGTCCCTCAATCACGATGCTCGCCGGACCCGGTTCCGGTGCCGACTCGCTGATCGAGGCGCTCGGCGCCACGGACGCGGGCACCGCTTCGGGCCTGACCAGCGAGTTCGTCCCGATCACGAGTGAGGCCATGATCGCGGCGGCACCCGACGTCATGCTGATGATGAGCGGTGGCCTCCAATCCATCGGTGGAGTCGACGGCCTGGAGAAGGTTCCGGGTATCGCGCAGACTCCGGCCGGCCAGAACAAGCGGGTCGTGGACATGTCCGACACCATGCTGCTCAGCTTCGGCTCCAACACCGGCCAGGTGCTGGCGGCGCTGGCCGAGGCGATCTACCACCCCGACGCGGAATGA
- a CDS encoding biliverdin-producing heme oxygenase yields the protein MDVLDQGTEAGELAGFAERIKTETDAAHRATEQSRFVGDLLAGKLTKEGFAALLAQTYLVYEVLERAADTHVADPIAAPFIAPELVRLPALAADLEFLLGPAWRDQLVATPATAAYVARLEEVAFTSPADFVAHHYLRYMGDLSGGQIIRRMLERAYGYEVDGLRFYIFDQIAKPKVFKDEYRAKLDQAPLSADEQARFISEVNLAYGLNGGLFADLEADIDRYLVK from the coding sequence ATGGACGTGCTCGACCAGGGTACCGAGGCCGGCGAGCTCGCCGGTTTCGCCGAGCGCATCAAGACCGAGACCGATGCGGCTCACCGCGCCACCGAGCAGTCCCGATTCGTGGGCGATCTCCTCGCCGGCAAGCTCACCAAGGAGGGCTTCGCGGCCCTACTGGCACAGACCTACCTCGTTTACGAGGTGCTCGAGCGCGCCGCCGACACCCACGTCGCCGACCCGATCGCTGCGCCGTTCATCGCTCCCGAGCTCGTCCGCCTGCCGGCCCTCGCGGCCGACCTCGAGTTCCTACTCGGCCCGGCCTGGCGCGACCAGCTGGTCGCGACTCCCGCGACCGCGGCGTACGTCGCGCGCCTCGAAGAGGTCGCCTTCACCTCCCCGGCCGACTTCGTCGCGCACCACTACCTGCGCTACATGGGTGACCTGTCCGGCGGTCAGATCATCCGACGCATGCTCGAGCGCGCGTACGGCTACGAGGTCGACGGCCTGCGGTTCTACATCTTCGACCAGATCGCCAAGCCGAAGGTGTTCAAGGACGAGTACCGCGCCAAGCTCGATCAGGCACCGCTGTCCGCAGACGAGCAGGCACGTTTCATCAGCGAGGTCAACCTCGCGTACGGCCTCAACGGCGGCCTGTTCGCCGATCTCGAGGCCGATATCGATCGCTACCTTGTGAAATGA